One region of Gossypium raimondii isolate GPD5lz chromosome 6, ASM2569854v1, whole genome shotgun sequence genomic DNA includes:
- the LOC105772370 gene encoding putative EG45-like domain containing protein 1 has translation MEKTTLIFVGIIASLVSFASATPGIATFYTNYVPSACFGSQDQGKMIAAAGDALWNNGAVCGKIFTVTCTGPRNPVPHPCTGKSVTVKIVDHCPGCPSTIDLSREAFALIANPVAGIINIDYNQYAYFTSSSSPLLLQ, from the exons ATGGAGAAGACTACTTTGATTTTTGTTGGTATCATTGCCAGCCTTGTCTCCTTTGCTTCAGCAACACCAGGGATTGCCACCTTCTACACAAATTATGTTC CTTCTGCATGCTTTGGAAGCCAGGATCAAGGAAAAATGATTGCCGCGGCTGGTGATGCATTGTGGAATAATGGGGCAGTGTGTGGGAAAATCTTCACTGTGACATGCACGGGACCCCGAAATCCGGTACCACATCCATGCACAGGCAAAAGCGTAACTGTGAAGATCGTTGATCACTGCCCGGGATGCCCATCAACCATTGATCTCTCCCGAGAGGCATTCGCTCTTATTGCTAACCCTGTTGCCGGTATCATTAACATTGACTACAACCAGTATGCATACTTCACTTCCTCATCATCTCCATTGCTTCTTCAGTGA